The Pseudochaenichthys georgianus chromosome 23, fPseGeo1.2, whole genome shotgun sequence sequence CCGTGCTCTATGCGCGTACACGACTGTGATTCCTCAAGACTGCTATTTCTGTCTCTGGATTTACATTGTGCCGCCCGCAATCTTTAGAAAATGCTTGTCAAACGGACAGAACGTCAAGGATTAGAAGTAAATTGGGACCTTAGCATAataaataatttaagtgatattaaACTTGATGACGTTCTTTAGGATTTAATCAAaaacaactttatagaaatctTAGAGTGTAATGTGATGTGTAAAGATGAATTCCCTTGTAATCTTCACGATCATCTGATGAAAGTGAAGTCAGATGTGGGGATGTTTTCAATCAGGAGGTTTTGTTTGAATGTAGCCTACTGTTGTTTCCTATACTGTTTCCTCTTCTTCGTCTCAGGGAGAAAGGGTTAATAATGCTTTAACAAAACGGAGCcagtttatatttttgtattcactgCAATGCTTTTGATTAATTGAGTttatgtctgtttgtgtgtccaTTATCAAACTATGATGGCAATTGGACTGAGATGGCCACAGTAGATGTTTATTAATTCTGCCATGTGAATAATTGAAACTTATCTAAGtttacaacattaaaaatgtggTTGTTTTGAACACGAATCCTTGATTTCCCACTGCCTTAGTTGAAAAGGAGCACGTAAATCCGCTACCCAATGCAGGAGGAGACTAAGCTGTTATGTAACCCCTTACACAAGAGAAGCATGTTGTATATTGAGCTGATGCTAGGAAAGGGTAGCCCATGAAACACTGACCAAAATAAGATTATACCAAGGACAAAGAAAACATACCATACAGGGCTACGaaattattgaacatgtcatataccatacacacacactaagcCTATTTGTTGGTGCTATTCACACCGTGCAAGTGCAAATAACAAGGTGGGATAAACAGACTTACATCAATCACTCTCATTTATTAGGCTTGCGAACGTTTGAATTTACTGTGTTatcaaaatgtaaaatattAAGTATATGTTGTCTGTTTAATGCAACCATCAGTAAGTAACTCTATAATGTACTTGTaaccctttttatttatttaacaagCATTTAACTAAACGTAAGCTGGAATTGTTGACAACTAATAATTATAGCAATGTTTCAGACAGGTGTATTGTTGTGGTAAGTCGGTTACTGTTGAATCTCCAGAAATATGTCGGGAGAAATCCCTTTGACATCATATGTTGAGAGAGGATGTTCTCATCGTTTCCATTTATTATTGACCCTCCCCCACCCGAAACCGCATCCCCCCGCGCATGCGCAGTTGTGCAGGACCGCTGCAACTGCTGGTGCACAGGCAGTCGGGTTGTTTGAAATAAACTTAGGGGACGACGGAGGTAAAACATGGCCTGTTCGAGCCACTATCACCCGCTTCTAAACGGAGATGTTTCGGCTCTGGAGGATGCATCGATGAAAAAAAAGATTACTGTCGGTTTCGGAGAGGATAACATTTATCCATGACCCTTGTTGTGCCCATCGCGTTTTCGGTTTGAAGATGATATTTCCTATTTCAATTTAAGATAAAGACGCACAGATGGTGGGAACCATTGATCACAAATAAAtggttcatttaaaaataaaaaaaatggttgGTTGGTTTCCGATGACATCATGCAGCTAGTATTTGTGGGCGGGCTTTGAGCTGTGAGGGGAGAGGGGCGCAACCGGAGAGACCAGGCGCCATTAGGTAACAACCTATGGTAACAACGTAGGCTACTGTGCGTTGAGTTATTTTTAAATAGGGGCTTCTGGTGGGTACAACATAGAGTGGTCGACATGAATATACTTATATTGTCCATGCAGTGGACATTGACTACTCGCCGCGAGCGATAAAAAAGAGACTTCCTGTTGTTGGACGGGATTTGTTATCGTTGTCGACTGGAAACAAGATGGCGTCGAGGATTTCTTTCTTTGAGTGCACGCAGGGTCGAGCACTCATGGGCGGCGGCGCCGTGCGCGTTCTCGCCACAATGTTATTATTTCCTGTTTTCATATCCCGAGAAGTACTTGCTTTATAAACAATGTTCGACCACAACCGCAGTCCGAGAAGTGACCCGATGCATATGTTTTAACATGTGTTTGTGGTAACCCCATGTTTGGCCATGTAGATGTGACGGAAGGCAAACCCTTAACGTTTTATTAAATTGTGGTGATCTTCACATTCTAGATAACTTGCATAAGTACTTCATTATCCTTTGCCAGTTTTCACAAAGACATTAAACGGCCCCATGCTTCTCGTAAAGACCATAAACCTTGCCATGCCGTGtacaaaccatagactgtatataaaggtACAAACGTGTACAACACAAAAACAGTACAGCATCCGGTAGAGTTTCATTTTACCAGCTTAGCTTTTGGCCCCATCTAGTGGGCAATGCAGGGACATTTGACACATGTATTGAATTTGATGTAATTTGATGTATTGACTCCCCCCGCATTAATTTAAAAACTCTGTAATTTAATTCTTATTAACAGGATTTGCGTCCCTGCTCTGCAGAGATAGCATTCCCGATGTCGTGTATTTAGAGAAGGTTTTATTAAATGCATAGATGCATAAATGAAAGTCgataaatacatacataaatgaAAGTTGATAACATATAATGTTCTGACTACCATGAATTTATGCAATAGAGGTACAAATGTGTAAGGGTAGTCCAATATTACAAAAATAGGTAAACATCTCGTATTTCTAAGTCAAGATTAAAAAAGTGAAAGTTTCTCTTGTAGGGATAAGGTCATTATGCACTGTACACTCTGAAACCATGACAATAAATCAGAGGGTAGAAAAATGTTTCCTGAATAGTAACTGAAGCTGTCAGGAAAGGGTAGTGGAGTAAAGCATACAAGTGTCTTTATGTCTATCTAAAGTTGCACATATGTGGCTATACAAGTGacgttattttatttaaaagtaAAATACTATGCACAAAAGTTATCAAACAGTTGAACTCAGAGCCATATACTTTATTATATATGAATACATTAATTATTATAATCTTTATACGGCTCTGGTTGAACTCAAAGGGAGAGTCCTCATCACAGGAGAACAGAAGAGGGCGCTGTCTCTTTAAAACGTATTTTCACTCAACCAATTAGCGTACAGGAACACCGGACGTGAAcactctgtccaatcacagccGTCGTTCTTAGGTCATTTATTGACAAGGGAGAAGGTGACTCCTCGGAGAGACGGACAGTGGCTAGCTGGTCAAATCGCACAAAATAACCAACAGAGTGCTGGTTGCGGGTAAATTAGCAACCATGGCTTCTTTTGGAAGGGCGTTGGGAGTCTTTCGCACAGGATCTCAGCTCCTGAGACGCGGTACACAGAGGATAACGATCAGAAAGTAAGTATCGTCAAACCCACTAGCAGCTATTAGCCAAACGACCTGCGTACACAAACGTTAATTAAAAACGTTGATTTGTCGTTAAAACTTAGAAAAGTATCGTAAATGTTATCCTGTATACTATGtaatattgattttaagtgtattttgttgtgcttttaatgTTCTAGTGGTAGCGGCACACCGACTATAGTGCCACGGTACAGGCAGTTCCCCATAATATCGAAGAAACATATTTTGGAGTCCGAGCTGCTCAGCGGTGCCATGTGGTTCTGGATCCTCTGGTACAGCTGGCACGACCCTGATATGGTCATGGTAAGTAATCCTGCTTCAGTAAACTTTAATTATACAGTATCCAGCCCCAAAACGGAGCATGAAAGTAAACATACATTACCATCAACTCCCTGCAAGTCCCTGTATGAGCATGGCCCTCTGCTGCAGGTGGATGTCTAGGTGGAATATGAGATTATGTTGGACTACATTACAATGTCCAGTATGAAATAAATGGAAATGCAGTTATGTTTAACTATTTGTTTGAAGCTTCATTATAAGTCAGGAGTCGAAAGACTGTTATAGCAAAGGTCCACTGACCTTAATTTGAAATGCAAACGTTAAGTGAAGGTTCTTCGCTCTTCATAGGGTCACTTCCCCTGGCCTGAGGCCTCTGAATGGACAGATGAGGAGCTTGGAATCCCACCAGATGACGAAGAATAAGACAATTTCTTCTGTTTCATTTGCCTAAAAAGGACAAAGGTATGCTAACAAATCAGGACAACCAGCTTTTTttttatacagtatgtaattcACTGCCAGAAGACCAGAACACAGGAGGGAAATCTGAGTCTTCATAATTTACGATGCTGTCAAATGTCTTTTTAAATATGAACTACTAGGTGTTTCATTTTAACTTGATGTTAAATTTGGCCATAAACTCAGTCTTTTTCAACCAGGTTATCGCTGTCTTATTACAAGAGACTCGGTCAATTAATGCACAGCTCTTTAAGAGAGTTTTGGAGATGGACAGATGTTTTTATTAAAGTGTACCCTATGTATAGCAATGGGGTACTGAAATTGAATATTATAACTTGTTGCAGAACTGTTGTATTAGAAAACATTGGTTTTAGCTAGGTGTCCCTTATACAACTTTGGATGGCATTTGTTTTGGTCCACTGTAGTAAATCTTCCGTTTCTTTTCAAGGTCACAATGAGGAATTCTAGCTGCGGGGCAAGTTTAAATCTTCTGGATATCCCGGAAGTCAGTTCTGTAAATAAACTAATAAAAAGATCTTTAAATATGTAAAATGTTGCCTTTTTTACAATAACCAACGCAAACATGAGCTGGGCTTGACAAAAAAGACAAGCATGTTATTTCATTAGTTTTATTTACACGCAATTTTTTGAAATGCAGAAACAAAATGCACCGCATTAACAGTGTCAGTTAGCCAGTGTTTGTATATTTTAAATCATAACAAGTTTAaaactttaatttttttttgcaaaaACCAACGCCCATTTCACAAATGCCGAGAGCTGCATACGAAACAAAGACTCTGTATGAATACTACAGCTTATTACAAGCCCTGCCTGCGGGCCAGCTCTTGTTTTCAATGACTTGACATGCAAAGAGTTCAAATGTTAAAGTGTAGTGTAAGAAAAAGATCAGTCTGGCAATGTGATGAACACTCATTCTTTTAGGTTAGTTCATTGTGAAACACCTCGTCGGGGCTGGTAGATTGATCACAGTCCCTCGCAGGTCATGTGTACTACAAGCAAAGTCTCTGGGAGACTGCCAGTTAGCATGGATGTTTTAGAGTCAACCCAATAACACTGAGCTGAAAGTGTGTAAGGAAGCAGTGAAGGACAATACCAAAGTCATGTTAACATAAGTTGTAAAAGCTTGCTTAAAAAAAGTACAATGACTGACAGCTTATCTTTACAACATGAAGACAATGAAATGATTTGTTGCGCAATGAAAAACCAAACCTCTGAAGCAGGAGGTGAACCTTTAAAGTCTCGAGTGAGTGCTGGGAACATCCTGTCTGCGTCCACGACGAGGCTACTGGTTAATCGAAGGTTATGTCCATGGCATCATTCCCTGAGAGTGAAGAACTGCGCACCCCGAGCAAAACACACATCGAACATCAGCACTGGTATTTAAAAAGAACAACTCAATTCACTCATCCCATAGAAGTTCACTTCTTAATGCATCGACCACAGTGGCTCAGAatacttttgtttttttgctaaaAAGATAACTGGCACTAGCTGAAAAAGCTCAGATGTAATTATAATGAAAGTTGACATTTTTCGACCTAACGTGGTTTCTGTTTGCACATAGCCCAACACCTCTGGCTACAGACAAGAACACATCTATTCAACTGGGGGGACGGGGGTAAAGAATAGAAGCTATTCAAAGATTTAGTAGGTAAATTGCTACTCAACAGATGATCACATGAAGTCTAAAACATCCACATTTACAAAAAGTTTGTTAAAGACAAAGAAGAAAAACCCTCAGAATTACTGAGGCTTTAGGGTTGAAATATAATAAAATCATTATCTCTTTCAATTAATAAATACATCATTCAGAATCGATAAAAATAACACAAAATCAACAGATAAAACAAGAAATAAATTAAGCAGGATATCATGCGAGTCCTCGGTTTTTTAGACCGAGCGAAATACTCGTAATTCctatttttaaaacaaattcaGAGAGGCAGCTTGCCTTAAGCCACCATTGCTTAGAAACAGACTCTTTAAATATCAAACATAGTGCACATTTGAGAGTACAGTTTGCACCAAATAGAAGGATGCTCCATAGTGCTGCCTCTCACTCTCCTCAAAGTCATTATTGCTGGTGTGATTGAGATAAGGGGGGGGGATGGAGGTCTAGGCCGGAAGAGACAAGCATGAGTTGAGAAAAGTACAAACAAGAAGCACCATTTTGAAATTTCTGTTCACCACATCCTCCTGAGCACCTCATTTGCCCCCCGCAGAGCCTCAGAAAAAAAGACCCTGCTCGAAAAATGCAGCTCTGTTTCATCTGCTCCTTCCACAGAAAGCCATGAAGCAAGTGAAGGTTGtgcggaggagggggggggcttgGGGGATGGTCAGCAGAGAGAAATACTAAAATATGATCCAGATGATGTTGGCATCAGAAGCTGCTCCCTGGCAAAGCAAGCGTGTTTGATAGGTAGACCTCCGACACCTCTCCGGTCCATTTGAATGCCCACAGGAGCCTCGGTCCACCTTTCCCTGCAGCAGAACATCTCACAACATGCTTGTCCCTCTCCGCTTCCCGTAGCTCCTTTCTGTTTTGTTCTTAGTGTGCTTGTGGTGAAGTCGTGCACTTGCACTCAAATCCAATACCCTGTCTCCTTAGCATGCACAGTGAGCGTGTTTTACGTGTCAAAAGGGGCAGTGTGTATGGTTTTTTCCTCCTTTTCTGAAGCAAAAGAGTGTCTGGTAACAAATACACCAAAGAACGCATCTCTTTGCGTTTGGAGATTTGGACTGTTACGCAAACACACGATTGTGTTGGTTGAGTTTCAGAATCTTCCCCAGTCTCTGCTTGGCTGTGGCCATTCCTTTTTTGGGCCTTTTGCCTGAAAAAAGGACAACAGCATTCAAATGAATCATAAATAGCTATAATTATTACTAAAGGTTTGTAAAACGATTTGCTGTGAGAATTAGTTTCAGTGTTTCCTATACTAAAAATGGTTGGACACATGTATGTCTTATTTGATTTCCAAATGAATAAGGTCATGAATGCATGCATGATACATTGATTTGATCAATATGATGCTTATCTGACAAATGTTTACGTACAATTCGTTCTACATCAACGCTGCTGTCCATTCCTCTCAAACATATTATCTTTCTATTCAGTTTATTTATGTTCCCTACAGATGTTTTataattattcaacaaaaagctGAGTAGCAAGTAAAGCGATTttaaatgaaaaatacatattaataAATGTGTCTTATGTCACTGAAGTAACCACATCACACTTGTGTTGGTTACATGTTGTAGTAGGATAGGCTTTAAAAGTACTTTAGACACACCAATCATGCAAATGCACACCCGTGTTGAACTCAGATTTAAGGTGCACACAGAGAAACTACCCCTAACCTTTCAAAAAGGTCAAACTCTGGTCTTTCCAAAGCTTGGTGAAGTGAAAAATCTGATTTCCAAACCTTTCGTGGCCTGATTGCTGATGGGTGGGGGGTTGGGTGCGTGCCTCTTGGAGGGGTGCAGTGGTGGGGACATGGAGGGGTCACAGTACTGGTATTCTGTCTCTGGGCTGTCCCTGCTGAGTGGGCTGGGGAGCCCCTGATTGTCCCAGGCTTCACTGCTGTTGCCCTGGCTGTCCATGGGGCTCTGGTCTCCTTGCAGGCGGTGCTGCGCCTCCTCCCTCCGCTCCAGAGGCGAGCCCTGGCTGGAGCCGGACCACCAGGACTCCTGGGAGGAGGCCACCTTCTCtggctcggaggagcacagcaGCCCGGCCATAGACAGCATCCCCTGAATGGCCTCTTCTGTGCTGGGTGAGGTAGGACGTTCTCTGCAAGGAGCACACAGGACATCATTAGTTAATACCTGTCATTGCTTTGAGTGTTGCCATGATACCACCATGTACACGAGAGGCTCCTTCAATGCTTTTTTCAGTCATGAGTGTCACTTTGAATATTGGACGTAGCCCATTTGATCAgtgatatgaaaaaaacacgagtattgcatttaaaagataataTGCATATTCAACCCATTGAATGAATGACGATATCTTTGCACGTTGATAAAGTGTTTCTCACCGTTTGAGTGGTTTGTGTTTGTGCCTGAGTTTCTGGCCAGACTGGTCCAGCTCTATGGTGTGCCCTGAGCCCCTCtcaccctcctcttcctcctgggaACTCCCTGAATCCTCATCAGAAGAGGAGGATGACGAAGACGACGAAGACGATGGTTTATGCTGCAGAAATGTCGGAATGTATTAAGTATGTAAACAACGTGCATTTACAGCAATGTCAGGTGCACTGCATCTGATCAATAAACCAGTAAATaatgtaaacaaataataatgtaGAACCTTTGAAGGAATAAAACACTTAGTCAACAAAACAACATTAAGTGACAGACACACAATGAAGCTATAAGACGGCAAACAACCAAATGATTCTGAATATCACATGAGAAATCAATAAAGTAAGACATTTGATGCTGTTCTCAGTATTTACCTCTGTGGGAGAGTCACTGTCTGAATCTGCGTCTGACACACCGGAGTGTCCTGACACTTCTTCCCTGAGTTCAGTCTTCATCCTCTCCAGACCTCCTGGGAAACACAGGAACACACCATGAGCATTTGACAATAAACACAATAAGATTTGAGTTTAATCAAAATGATGTGACTAACAATAGCATCTAGTGACTTACTGAGGAACGTGGGTTTCCCGACTGAGCTGGGCTGCTCTCCGCTGTCCTCTGTCCTTTCAGACTTCACGTCCGTACAACTCTTTGGTGGGCTGCCCGATGAGCACTCGGCCTCCGTCTTCACTGGGTTGCTGGCTGGCTGCCTCAAGTCTCTGCAGACAACATTCACATATGTAAAATTTAATTTCCACATAAAATATAGATCATCTTGACTGTAGAATTCCAGATTAGAGAGAATCATGGCATCAAAACTTTGTTAAAATCTCTATTGTTATTTAAACACTATTGGGTATCAAATTATTTCCCTGCATGAAGGCAGATTCATTTAAGGTTGCTATTGTTATGTCTCTCTCACTCTAGTGTCTGTTATGTTTTTCTCTATTTTCTGGGGTGGACAGGTTTGTAAAAACTGGCACGATTTCCCCTCTGCACAGAAAGGTCCATCTTTTTCTGAGAAAATGACCAAGTAGCACCAACATTGATGTGTAGACCAAAGGGCTGCAGCCTGCGAGCTCTCACCTGATGATTCTTCCGTTGACGAGCATCAGCCGTAGGTGGTGGTTGTCCTCTAGAGACTCGGCAGCAGCAGCGGCTGATGCCGTCGACACTTTATTCAGCTTCCCACGAACCTTGGCACAGAACGCCACATCCTGAGGAGAACAGACCAGCATCAGTCAATAgactgtatttttattttaacatcatgGAAACTATTTTGTTTATACTAAGGATACAGTAACTAAAAACAACTTTACATGGGAGAACACTAAATACCCTCCTTACTTTGTTTGTCTCTTgttatgtttgtgttgtttttatatCTTTTTGTGAGGCTATATTGTTCATTAATCATATTGTTGTGTTTGTGATGTGTATTATTTTTGCCTGTATTAAAcacttatttaaaaagaaaagaaaaacactgACTTTAATCTTAATACACTTAGAGAGCATTTGCACCAAGCTTCCGTTTTTGTTTCACATGGGGGAAAAATAAATGCTTAATTGAGGACTTGATTTATAAGTGCCACTGTGGGacagtttttaacattattcagactcagctctctgaactaaagcttcttttaaaatgttgataaaatcaaggtaatgctcttttcaaaagctaaaaagacaccagagcctgttttagatattgtaactacgcaaggaataaaacttgaagtggttacctgttacaaataccttggaatctggcttgatgattgtctcacttttaaacttcatgtaaataacctgcttaaaacactgagggttaggctacgtttcttctacaggaacaagtcctgcttctcgcttgaggccaggaaaaggctagtcactgtgacctttttacctgtgctggactatggggatctggtctatatgaatgcacctgccaattgcctggtcaagttagatgctgcgtatcacagtgcactgagatttgtgacaaactgtaaagcattatcccatcactgtaccctgtatgcaagggcaggTTTGCCTtagctaactgtacggaggctcagtcactggtacatttttatatataaagccatgttagggaaacttccatcttatatctgctccctgatctcacggcgaaTTGTAAGTGACTACTGCCTGaaatcgaatgctgtggttttattaaatgtgccaactgctaggactgtcttagggaagacagcttttagatgtgcagctcctctgtcttggaatagtctgcaattgaaatggaaactgagcaatctggttCCACTAAGTTTTTAAAGCAAGGAtagatgctactcaatcggaagctgttggcacctgctcatgtggatagttattgtaaattgtaatccctgtaatgattctgtatgatgtcctttttgttgttctgtttatgtttttatgtttcacgtGGAACCTAcatgagcaggtctcccttgaaaaagagatcaatgatctcaatgggatacacctgggtaaataaaggtttgaaatgaaatgaaaatatcaGCAACTGCTCACCTCCTCCAGCGGTCCCACTTCCAGCCTCCTCAGCACCTCCTTGGTGTGCCGCTCTAAGATGTCCAGGTTGGAGGGAACCTTGGGGGCGTGCCGCTGCTGCTCCCTCAGCCTCCGGGCCGCCCTCCTCGCCCGCCGGGCGTGGTCCAGCCTCTCCAGTGGGGCGCGAGTGGCCGGGCAGCCGTTTGATCCAGATGCTACTCCACACACACTTACCTGAGGTTTCACTGGCTTGCTACCGCTGACTGGTTCCTCCTAGTGATGTACGTTACACATAATGAAGTCAAGGTTTTACCAAAATCCAAAATGTACATGCTTACAAGTTCATGAACTGCATGCAAGACAAAACTCAATTTTTTAGGTTGCCTCATAATCAGATGTGTGTTGGATTTTTGGCAAGATGTATTTTATGTCAAGGAACAAAggccaacaaacaaaacagatcACTAGTAAGTAGTTAAGAAGTTAATAATGGCAATGAAAAGTGTTGTTCAAAGTGACACCTTTAATATAAACTAATATTTGTacatattcaatatttatataAGTTCCTTGGTTCCA is a genomic window containing:
- the ndufb2 gene encoding NADH dehydrogenase [ubiquinone] 1 beta subcomplex subunit 2, mitochondrial → MASFGRALGVFRTGSQLLRRGTQRITIRNGSGTPTIVPRYRQFPIISKKHILESELLSGAMWFWILWYSWHDPDMVMGHFPWPEASEWTDEELGIPPDDEE